GCCAAATCGTGTCAGACCGCTCTGGTATTATCCACCCGTGAAGTAAGGAAACCGAAAACAAAAGGCCCGCCGAGTGCTAGTAACACCCGACGGGCCGAATCCAGCGCGATCGCTCACGCCAGTTATCCAACACTCATTGTGAGCCATCGCGCACCACGAGGTCAAGCGATGACTCACCCCGACTGCCCCCACTGCGATTCCGGCGACACCCGCAAGTACGGTCGCCGCTACGACGGCGGCCAGCGCTACCAGTGCAAGACCTGCAAGCGGACCTGGAGCGAGTCCAAGCCCCTTCACCCCGTCCTGGGACGCCTGGACCGGACCAAGGCCCTGTTAGCCATCAACTGCCTGCTGGAGGGCTGCTCCGTCCGCTCTGCGGCCCGTCTCACCGGCATCACGAAAAAGAGCATCCTGGCCCTGCTCAACCGCGCAGCCAGCCGATGCCGCACCGTGATGGAGGAGAAGATGCGCGACTTGGACTTGGCGCAGATCCAGGTCGATGAGCTGTGGACGTTCATTCAGAAGAAACAGAAGCGCCTGCGCCCCGGCGATCCCCATGAGCGCGGGGACTGCTATACCTTCGTCGCCATCGACCCCGAATCGAAAATCATCCCCACGTTTGCGCTGGGCAAGCGCGATGAGCGCACCGCCTTCCGCTTCATCAGCAACCTAGCCGACACGCTGGGCCGCAAGACCAAGCCCCAGCTATCCTCCGATGCCTTTCGCGCCTATCCTGAAGCCGTGGAGGCCGTTTTCGGTGCCGACATCGACTACGGCCAGGTGATTAAGCTGTTCCACGCCAAGGCCGGGAACAAGCGCGAAGGGTATTGGCCATCCGGCCTTGTGGCCACAACACGGAGATTAGTAACGGGGCGACCCGACAAGCAATTCATTTCGACCAGCATCATCGAGCGCAGCAACCTGACGTTCCGAATGGCGATGCGCCGATTCACCCGGCTTACCAACGGGTTCTCGAAGAACTTCGCCAACTTGAGAGACGCTGTGAGCCTGCACGTTGCCGCCTACAACTTCACTAGGGTGCATCAGACCTTGGGCGTCACGCCCGCGATGGAGGCGGGGATTGTGGACTCGCTGTGGGGTGTGGAGGAGTTGTTGGGGGTGGACGCCTGATCCACAGGCATCAATTTGAGAGTGAGACACGGTTTCGACTAGACTACGATAAATCATGCCCGAAAACCTTTCCAAGAAGAAGATTGAGGCCGAGATTGCCTTCATTGAACTGCAGAGGAGCGAAATCCGTCGGCGCCTGTTGCTTGACTACTTCAAGGCCTTGGCATTGACTGGTGGGGCTGTCATCGCCTTCGTTCTTATCCAACGCCCCATTGCCGAGATCCAAGCCAGACAAGCCGAGGAGTCGATGCTAAACAATCGCGCAAAGCTCATTCTCGATTGGGTAGGGGACAGCGATGCCGAAAGCAGACAACGTAAGCTAGTGGCCTTGGAGACAGTTTACGGGAGACAGCAATGGACCGAAGACCTTCAACGGCTTGATAGCATCCGAAAGTACGCGGATGAACTCAATTTCTTACGCAAGGAGATAGACCGGCTTGAACTCGAGATGTCACGTGAAGCTATGGGAACTGGCCCTGGCGGCCGTCCAGGCCGGGGACCAGTATATGCATACTTGGAAAGGCTGAAGTCTGAGTACGAACTCACCGCCTCTCGCCTCGCCCGCCTCTCTCAAGATCCATCAACAGCCAAGTAACCCAGTACCTTGGGGTGGTGCCTGTCCGAGGTGAGGACAGAGAAAGGCGGTGGCTTGTAGGAGGACTCTCGGGGAGGCGATACTGTGCGGAAGGAGAAAAGAGATGAGCGTGTTCGATTACCCTCGCATCAACGTCCAGGGGACCATCCGCTTGAACCCCGGCACCGCCAACAACGATGACTATGCCGGAGCGGTCACGTTTCCGGAAGACTGGGGGGCCTTCGCCGGCGAGACGCTGGCTTTGATCGACTCGAAGAGGGTCGAGGCGCGCACTTACGGCATGTCGGACGAAAACTTCATTGCCTGGGCCCAGAAGGCCCAGCCGTTCAAGGGATCGCCGCCGCAGGTCATCCCCGCCGAGTGGAACTACTACGGCGACATGTCTTCTCAGGACGTCGAAATCACGGTGGTCGGCGTCCAGACAGGGCCTTGCGACATTCATAGCGAAGCCGCCGCAGACGTCCCCCTGACGGATTGCCTGGGTGCCCAACTGACTTTCTACGGCAGCATTACAGACATCAACTCGGAAGGATCGCCTCCCGCCACGCAGTTTTTCATCGAGCAGATGACGTTGCAGAAGGGCGGCTCGACCTTGATCAGCGGCAAGCTCTCCAAGGGCGTCGGCCAATGGCTGAACTTCTACCGCAACGTCAATCTGGTGGCGGACGCCGGGGCCGGCTCCTACGTCTACCAGGCCTTCCCGGACGCCGAGGTGCAGATGCCCGGATGGGAGAGCCTGAACGCCAGGGGCGTCATCTTCCGCTATTATCTCTACCGGCCCCTGCTGGAGAACCCCGAGGGAGGCAGCAATGCCGGCATCGAGAAGATCTACCAGAATCCCGACCCCAAGGACCGCACCAATCCCAAGATTCTGCAACTCGTGGGCACGTTTGCGCCGCTTCTCGGGCAGGAGAAAATCGTGGCAGCGCCCACCGGCCGCCTGCTGGCCTCCGACACCGTCAACCTGCCCACGCCCAAGGCTTACAGCAACAACGGCAGCAACGGCTGGATCGCCCTGGCGCCGGGGGTGGTACATCGCAACGGAGACATTCTGTCGGCCGACTTTTCCGGCACCTTTCCCGACAACTACCAGGAGAAGGACAATACCAATCCCAAGTACGACTTCGGGCCGGTTTCCCTGGTGGTCGTCTCCGGCTCGAAGAGCGCCGAGGTGGGGGCGGTGAACTACGCCGACACGGCCAAGGGCGATCAGAGGGGCTGGCTGTTCGATTTCGACATCTCCTCCAACCCGGACGCGCAGCAGTTGCTGAAGGATCCTCAGGCGGCTCTGTCTCTGACGCATCCCCTCTACGGCGAGCTTCTGGCAGAGGTGGACTACTACTTCGTTTCAAACCAGCAGGCTGTCTATGCAGAGCAATTCGGTTCCGCTAGCTCCTTTTTGAACAATGGGACCCAGGAGCCCGCCACCGTCTCGGTCTTTCGCCGCGGACAGGAGCTTACAGCCGACTCCTGCCCGCCCATCACCGTTTGGCAATACCGCTCCGTGCCCATGCAGGCGCCGGGCGACGCCGAGCCCATATCGACCAGCTTCGAGCCCGGGCAGGCCCTGACCGTGGATACCGCTGAGCCGGGCAACTTCCTTTTCACCTTCACCATCAACGACAGCACCGACCCGCCTCCGCAGGGGTATCCTCCCAAGAGCTACGCGAACTTCATGAATCCTCCCTACGTCACCAATGCGCCCCAGATCAGCTTGCGCATCTTGCCCAACGACATGAGCAGCTTCAGCCGATATTTCGTGGATCCTTCGGCCGATGAGCCTGTCGGTAACGAGCGGCTGACCTTCGAGGTGGTTTACGAGAAAGTCCTGCGGACCTACTACCTGCTCTATCCGGCCATGAACCTGGTCTTCCCGCTCAACTCGGAGAAAGCAGTCGCCCAGAACGCCCAGGCCATCCTCGAGCGCACCGACCCGTCGATCTGGATGTCCGTCAACTACATGCCCCGGACCCGCGACCTTTCGTCCAGCCGGCGGACCCTTCTGCAGGCCTGGTGCCGGAAAATCTTGAAGGGTTGAATGGGTCTTGCCTTCGAAACCCCAAACAGCGGACCAGAAACAGCTACGGCACTGGGGCATTTCACCACCGGGTGGGTATTCTGCACGGATCTTGTTCGGGCCTTCGGGAATGGGGGGGGCTTGTGCGGGCGCTTTTGGGGAACCCCACGGATTGTGGCGGTTTGGCCTGGGTAATGCATGAGAACTGGCGGGAACGAGAGGTTTAGGCGCAATGCGCCGCTACCCCGTATCGATGGATCGACACCGCTTGGCCAAGCTTGGGCGAGCGGCTCGCAAGCAGCGCTGAAACCGTTCCCGGGCCCCACCTTGGACCCTTCGACATCACCGTCGGGGACGCGGCCACGCCTCAACGGAGGGAATTACAATGTCACAACTTGTCAAAGAAGCGGACGCCAAAACGGCGACGCCTTCCGCTGCCGGAACCGACACCCTCAGCATTGTCGACAACCGCACCGGAAAAGAATAC
This window of the Acidobacteriota bacterium genome carries:
- a CDS encoding IS1 family transposase produces the protein MTHPDCPHCDSGDTRKYGRRYDGGQRYQCKTCKRTWSESKPLHPVLGRLDRTKALLAINCLLEGCSVRSAARLTGITKKSILALLNRAASRCRTVMEEKMRDLDLAQIQVDELWTFIQKKQKRLRPGDPHERGDCYTFVAIDPESKIIPTFALGKRDERTAFRFISNLADTLGRKTKPQLSSDAFRAYPEAVEAVFGADIDYGQVIKLFHAKAGNKREGYWPSGLVATTRRLVTGRPDKQFISTSIIERSNLTFRMAMRRFTRLTNGFSKNFANLRDAVSLHVAAYNFTRVHQTLGVTPAMEAGIVDSLWGVEELLGVDA